Within the Gemmatimonadaceae bacterium genome, the region GAAAGCCTATTGCCAAGACTGGCAATAGGGTCTTCAAGAACTACCCACCGCTATCAACGTTCTCCTGCGCTGATCAGTCCGCCAGGCGTGAGCTTGCTCGCATTTGCCTATCGGGCAGCTACGAGATCGCGTTGTGATCCACCAACGATGGGTGACTTACCGCACCGTGCCCTGGGCCGATCGCGAAACCGGACGGACGTCTATAGCCTAAGCGGACCCACGGCCGGCGCGAGCACCCCGACGGCAATCGACATCCGTCCGCATCGCATCCCGGTACGCGGCCGGCGTAATCCCGAAATACCGCGCGAAGAGTCGAGTCATGTGACTCTGATCGGCGAATCCCGCTTCCTGCGCGAGCTGACTGAGCGAGCGCACCGAGGTTGCCAGAGCGCGCGCGATCCGGGTGGGTGGCGACATGGCCGGCAGCGCGAGTCCCGCGGTGCCGGCCACGCGCCCGCCTCATCTCCACAAACGTTGCGACTGAGAGCACTTGTCGGCGAGTGCCGCGGCCGAGATTGTTGTACTGTGCTCCCAGGAGGACTGAGCGTTGGACGGACCACGCCTCCTTCCCGAAATCGCAAATGAAAATCGGATTCAGCGATCGCATTCCGCATATTCTGCTCGGCGCCTACGTGCTGCTTTTCATCTGGGGCGCAATCAGTCCGTACGACCGTGCGGTATGGTGGGCGGAGAACATCCCGGTTGTCCTGGTCGTGCTCACCCTCGTTGTTCTCTACTTGCGCGGGGTGAGGTTCTCCCCTGTCGCCTACATTCTGATGTCGATCCTCCCGTATTTGCACACGATTGGAGGGCATTACACATTCGAGCGGGTGCCGTTCGACTGGTTCAACCGGGCCTTCGGGTTCGAGCGGAACATGTACGACCGGATCGGCCACTTCAGCGTGGGCTTCTACGCGTTCGCCATCGCCGAATACCTGACTGTCAAAAAGCGGATG harbors:
- a CDS encoding helix-turn-helix domain-containing protein, coding for MAGTAGLALPAMSPPTRIARALATSVRSLSQLAQEAGFADQSHMTRLFARYFGITPAAYRDAMRTDVDCRRGARAGRGSA
- a CDS encoding DUF2238 domain-containing protein, which translates into the protein MKIGFSDRIPHILLGAYVLLFIWGAISPYDRAVWWAENIPVVLVVLTLVVLYLRGVRFSPVAYILMSILPYLHTIGGHYTFERVPFDWFNRAFGFERNMYDRIGHFSVGFYAFAIAEYLTVKKRMTVAMASVFAIFAISFVAMSYELIEWVYAAYGGNAEAGADFLGSQGDIWDAQKDMLMDTLGTVAAIVLYLVLRGQQISTRFR